Proteins co-encoded in one Candidatus Kryptoniota bacterium genomic window:
- a CDS encoding TM2 domain-containing protein: protein MANLYQLMPMLQGDELAYVQGAVKDLNDNQVQMFAGIYNARRKDPQTILLVTLLGFIVIAGVQRFLVGQIGMGILYLFTGGLCLIGTIVDLVNYKKLAFEYNVDVAQDVLRIVKSST from the coding sequence ATGGCGAATCTTTATCAACTCATGCCGATGCTTCAGGGCGACGAGCTGGCTTATGTCCAGGGAGCTGTCAAGGATCTTAACGACAATCAGGTCCAGATGTTTGCGGGGATCTATAACGCGCGGAGAAAAGATCCACAGACCATTCTACTTGTCACTCTACTGGGATTTATCGTAATTGCGGGCGTCCAGCGGTTTCTCGTCGGACAAATAGGAATGGGAATTCTCTACCTGTTCACAGGCGGCCTCTGCCTTATCGGAACAATCGTCGATCTGGTCAACTACAAAAAGCTCGCGTTCGAATATAATGTCGACGTTGCGCAGGACGTATTGAGGATTGTCAAGTCGTCGACTTGA
- a CDS encoding DUF2752 domain-containing protein, which produces MKAVDMVVPDSSAKWSPSFAVHFIASNLEVLIWIAALVYLAIYNPYLRTDFTFCPFKNLGFTFCPGCGLGRSISFILHGDLISSFKTHVFGVPALVILIQRIITLVRSAAAKRISLNQS; this is translated from the coding sequence GTGAAGGCAGTTGATATGGTCGTGCCCGACAGTTCCGCGAAATGGTCACCATCGTTTGCGGTCCACTTCATTGCCTCCAACCTGGAAGTCCTGATCTGGATTGCCGCACTCGTCTATCTGGCAATCTACAACCCGTACTTGCGAACAGATTTCACATTCTGTCCTTTCAAGAATCTCGGTTTCACTTTCTGTCCGGGCTGCGGACTCGGGAGATCGATATCTTTCATTCTCCACGGAGATCTTATCAGTTCATTTAAGACGCACGTGTTCGGTGTACCTGCGCTTGTCATTTTGATTCAACGGATCATAACGCTGGTCAGATCCGCAGCCGCTAAAAGGATTTCATTAAACCAATCATAA